From a single Sphaeramia orbicularis chromosome 4, fSphaOr1.1, whole genome shotgun sequence genomic region:
- the artn gene encoding neurturin, translating to MIGRTRKLGKDGKTWWRQEVSTSRHHLKNWKVMLWVVVSLLMLAEDVFSEEDNKEAQSDLQRVLRQPSWPPAEDLEQENRVPTPWLQAYEEWSLMQEEELQHSRWRRSSRDPATSRSTRRNRKKIPKSSRDCHLERKEMRVRDLGLGYDSDETVIFKYCVGTCHSSRKNYDLVLKALIDNGSISGKKISSNPCCRPTRYETVTFMDSQTTWQMIKWLSAANCSCVG from the exons ATGGAAAAACCTGGTGGAGGCAGGAGGTGTCGACTTCCAGGCATCACCTGAAGAACTGGAAG GTGATGCTGTGGGTAGTGGTGTCATTGCTGATGCTAGCGGAGGATGTGTTTTCTGAGGAGGACAATAAAGAGGCTCAGTCAGACCTCCAGCGTGTCCTCAGACAACCTTCCTGGCCTCCTGCTGAGGATCTGGAACAGGAGAACAGAGTCCCCACACCCTGGCTTCAAGCCTATG AAGAGTGGTCTTTGATGCAGGAGGAGGAGCTCCAGCACAGCAGATGGCGGCGCTCTTCTCGTGATCCAGCCACATCCAGATCAACAAGGAGGAACCGCAAAAAGATACCAAAGAGCAGCCGTGACTGCCACCTAGAGCGGAAGGAGATGCGAGTGAGGGATCTGGGCCTTGGCTACGACTCAGATGAGACGGTCATCTTTAAGTACTGTGTTGGGACATGTCACAGCTCCCGTAAGAACTATGACCTGGTCCTTAAAGCATTGATTGACAATGGGAGCATCTCTGGCAAGAAGATCAGCAGTAACCCCTGCTGTCGGCCAACCCGCTACGAGACGGTGACCTTCATGGACTCCCAGACTACATGGCAAATGATTAAGTGGCTCTCGGCGGCCAACTGTAGCTGTGTGGGCTGA